Proteins encoded within one genomic window of bacterium:
- a CDS encoding zinc ribbon domain-containing protein, which yields MPVYEYRCLDCDKKFEVVETMAEHGEHEVLCPDCRKSNIERIWSRVVAVTSKKS from the coding sequence GTGCCTGTCTACGAGTATCGGTGTCTCGACTGCGACAAGAAGTTCGAGGTCGTAGAGACGATGGCCGAGCACGGTGAACACGAGGTCTTGTGTCCAGACTGCCGCAAGAGCAATATCGAGCGCATCTGGAGCCGCGTGGTGGCCGTTACGTCAAAGAAGAGCTGA
- a CDS encoding metallophosphoesterase, which yields MPRLRVLLVADTHLGFDLPYRPRVERRRRGPDFVANFERALEPARRGEVDLVVHGGDLLFRSRVRRELVYRAFEPLIAVANGGVPVVVVPGNHERSAIPYPLLAAHGRIHILDRPRTVQLEAGGCHVAVAGFPFQRENVEAEFPRLVGETGCLDTQASIRLLCLHQTIEGARVGPSGYTFRRGADVIRGRDIPPGLAAVLAGHIHRHQVLTADLAARPLAAPVLYPGSIERTSAAERNEPKGYMTLDVGADDHGGCLEDWSFNELPSRPMIDLEIQVGGLSAQRLRNRLERLLAPVDPDAVVRLNVLGRPDPRAADLLRAESLRSFAPATMTLTLRGFTKASRAVPGPRTPR from the coding sequence GTGCCTCGCCTTCGAGTCCTGCTGGTGGCCGACACCCACCTCGGCTTCGACCTGCCATATCGGCCCAGGGTCGAGCGGCGTCGGCGCGGCCCGGACTTCGTTGCCAACTTCGAGCGCGCGCTGGAGCCGGCACGAAGGGGCGAGGTCGATCTGGTGGTTCACGGTGGCGACCTCCTCTTTCGCAGCCGAGTCCGCCGGGAGCTCGTCTACCGCGCCTTCGAGCCGCTGATCGCGGTCGCGAACGGCGGCGTGCCGGTGGTGGTCGTGCCGGGCAACCACGAGCGGTCGGCGATCCCCTACCCGCTGCTGGCGGCTCACGGTCGAATTCACATTCTCGACCGGCCGCGGACGGTTCAGCTCGAGGCTGGGGGCTGCCACGTCGCGGTGGCGGGTTTCCCCTTTCAGCGCGAGAACGTGGAGGCGGAGTTTCCCAGACTGGTGGGAGAGACTGGATGTCTTGACACGCAGGCCTCGATCCGGCTCTTGTGCCTCCATCAAACGATCGAGGGAGCACGGGTCGGCCCGTCCGGATACACCTTTCGTCGGGGAGCCGACGTCATTCGCGGGCGAGACATCCCGCCAGGCCTTGCTGCGGTTCTGGCTGGGCATATTCACCGCCACCAGGTCCTGACCGCCGATCTAGCGGCCCGGCCGCTGGCGGCTCCGGTGCTCTATCCAGGCTCGATCGAGCGGACCAGTGCGGCGGAGCGCAACGAGCCCAAGGGATACATGACCCTGGACGTGGGGGCGGACGACCACGGCGGCTGTCTCGAAGACTGGTCCTTCAACGAGCTCCCCAGCCGACCGATGATCGATCTCGAGATCCAGGTCGGGGGGCTGAGCGCTCAGCGGCTGCGGAATCGCTTGGAGCGTTTGCTGGCGCCCGTCGATCCGGACGCCGTGGTCAGGCTCAATGTGCTTGGGCGCCCCGATCCCCGGGCGGCGGATCTTCTTCGGGCCGAGAGCCTGCGCTCCTTTGCGCCGGCGACGATGACGCTCACCCTCCGGGGCTTCACGAAGGCATCCCGGGCAGTACCCGGACCTCGAACTCCTCGTTGA
- a CDS encoding DUF3592 domain-containing protein, whose protein sequence is MSRSPMRAAALVQIVLLGAFTLVGVVATVAVTIDWLQGLDTWFWDEAICTIDSSEAVERPQYGDTEFQVSYRYHYRGDKHLGDAYRHAYSGSETASEAAVLAGRYLAGSEARCWIDPEEPDRSYLRRANLWEGFWILVPLVFVAAGAGGLWLVRGFGSGTEEAPLDRGSIPTRARPGLAAGAMVFLTGGFALFGVGFLVPFFLRPALQVVEARSWTETPCEIVSSGVRTHPGDDGATYSIDVLFRYELEGREYRANRYQFMGGSSSGYKRKAKIVDALPAGTNTFCYVNPKDPFEAVIERGFTGDYLFGLVPLLFAFVGIGGLAFAIKALRTAKKDAALPSWAVPTSPTDASSVGWSSGESAGQELAGPLALEPKMGPIGKLGCASVVALFWNGFLSIFVWQVVESWRAGNPEWIVAIVLTPFVLVGLLLLSGIPYSILALLNPRSRVHLTPGALRIGESAQLEWAFRGAASRIRHLKIWLEATETKTHVGDSNIRIESKPLDTPAITILDRGRELPLEYGGVSFTVPRETPASSEGDTSIRWTLKLHGDIGYWPDVNEEFEVRVLPGMPS, encoded by the coding sequence GTGTCCAGATCACCCATGCGTGCGGCCGCGCTCGTTCAGATCGTTCTGCTCGGGGCGTTTACCCTCGTGGGGGTGGTTGCTACGGTCGCCGTCACGATCGACTGGCTACAAGGCCTGGACACCTGGTTCTGGGACGAGGCGATCTGCACGATCGACTCGTCCGAGGCGGTCGAGCGGCCCCAGTACGGCGACACCGAGTTTCAGGTTTCGTACCGCTATCACTACCGCGGTGACAAGCACCTCGGAGACGCCTACCGCCACGCCTATAGCGGATCCGAGACGGCCTCCGAAGCCGCGGTTCTCGCCGGGCGCTACCTCGCGGGCAGCGAGGCGCGGTGCTGGATCGACCCGGAGGAGCCCGATCGGTCCTATCTACGCCGTGCCAACCTCTGGGAGGGCTTCTGGATCCTGGTGCCCCTGGTCTTCGTCGCCGCCGGGGCCGGTGGCCTTTGGCTGGTCCGCGGTTTCGGCTCCGGCACGGAGGAGGCGCCACTCGATCGAGGTTCGATTCCGACAAGAGCCCGCCCTGGACTCGCAGCCGGAGCGATGGTCTTTCTCACCGGCGGCTTCGCGCTCTTCGGCGTCGGATTCCTGGTCCCCTTCTTCCTCCGCCCCGCCCTCCAGGTCGTCGAGGCCCGGTCCTGGACCGAGACCCCGTGCGAGATCGTTTCGAGCGGGGTGCGGACGCACCCCGGCGACGACGGCGCCACCTACAGCATCGACGTTCTGTTCCGCTACGAGCTCGAGGGACGCGAGTATCGAGCGAATCGCTATCAGTTCATGGGCGGGTCCTCGAGCGGCTACAAGCGCAAGGCCAAGATCGTCGACGCGCTCCCCGCCGGTACCAACACCTTCTGCTACGTCAACCCAAAAGACCCATTCGAAGCGGTCATCGAGCGAGGTTTCACCGGCGACTATCTCTTCGGTTTGGTGCCGCTCCTCTTCGCGTTTGTCGGAATCGGCGGGCTTGCTTTCGCAATCAAGGCTCTGCGAACCGCCAAAAAGGATGCCGCACTCCCGTCCTGGGCGGTACCTACGAGCCCGACCGACGCGTCGAGCGTCGGCTGGAGCTCGGGCGAGTCGGCCGGCCAGGAGCTTGCCGGCCCGCTCGCGCTCGAACCGAAGATGGGGCCCATCGGCAAGCTGGGCTGCGCGAGCGTCGTGGCGCTGTTCTGGAACGGCTTCCTGTCGATCTTCGTCTGGCAGGTCGTCGAGAGCTGGCGGGCGGGAAACCCGGAATGGATCGTCGCCATCGTCCTGACACCCTTCGTTCTCGTCGGCCTCCTCCTGCTCAGCGGTATCCCCTACTCGATTCTGGCACTCCTCAACCCGCGCTCTCGCGTCCACCTCACACCGGGTGCCCTCCGCATCGGCGAGTCGGCACAGCTCGAGTGGGCCTTCAGGGGAGCCGCGAGCCGGATCCGGCACCTCAAGATCTGGCTCGAGGCGACAGAGACCAAGACCCACGTCGGCGACTCGAACATCCGCATCGAGTCCAAGCCGCTCGACACCCCCGCCATCACCATCCTGGATCGTGGGCGGGAACTGCCGCTCGAGTACGGCGGCGTGAGCTTCACGGTGCCCCGCGAGACACCGGCCTCCTCCGAGGGAGACACCTCCATCCGATGGACCCTCAAACTGCACGGCGACATCGGCTACTGGCCCGACGTCAACGAGGAGTTCGAGGTCCGGGTACTGCCCGGGATGCCTTCGTGA
- a CDS encoding GGDEF domain-containing protein, with protein sequence MLDGLTQIHNKRYLSEVLEREVIRARRHSRPVSFILLDIDHFKRCNDEHGHLAGDAVLRQLAGLLAKRIRREEVFARYGGEEFALILPETKLAGAKTLAEKLRRRIERHAFDYLGEEIRITASAGCAQFEPQDETALDLVERADKKLYEAKNSGRNCVSG encoded by the coding sequence ATCCTGGACGGGCTGACCCAGATTCACAACAAGCGCTATCTGTCCGAAGTGCTCGAGCGCGAGGTAATTCGGGCTCGGCGGCACAGTCGGCCGGTGAGTTTCATCCTGCTCGACATCGACCACTTCAAGCGCTGTAACGACGAGCATGGCCATCTGGCCGGCGATGCCGTCCTGAGGCAGCTGGCCGGGCTGCTGGCGAAGAGAATTCGCCGAGAGGAAGTCTTTGCCCGTTACGGCGGCGAGGAGTTCGCGCTGATCCTGCCCGAGACCAAACTCGCCGGTGCCAAAACCCTGGCGGAGAAACTGCGCAGAAGGATCGAGCGCCACGCCTTCGACTACCTCGGAGAGGAGATTCGCATCACCGCCAGCGCCGGCTGTGCTCAGTTCGAGCCCCAGGACGAGACGGCGCTCGATCTGGTGGAGCGCGCCGATAAGAAGCTCTACGAAGCCAAGAACAGCGGCAGGAACTGCGTCTCCGGCTGA
- a CDS encoding thiolase family protein has product MRRVGIVGAGITPCKSHWMERTYYGLSQMAVKACLEDAAMSVRDVDAVVYGIYNDIFELSAIPEHPLHGIIGMTNKPGLRVTNGGATGAYAMLAAYTFIASGLYDTVLALGVERATDCFDFESMTETPEVIKTIGWSADTFFERELGWTASDSYAEVVLAYMDDHPDDLKPEVSARISEILCQQAKNNPFAQRRDEVVTAEMAMNSRYVVYPFKLLEMCVYTEGAGAVLFASEDKAKAIAANAGLPVVWVTGLGASNEHSVAGPDYEKHKYMGRIWSDHIAAHKAYEMAGVKDPLREIQVVELHDAFIKQLQITMGEMGFVPVGNTDALIEDEVMTPGGKVLVNPSGGLTFGGHFVGGSNMFSCWSARREMIERELERGLVHGTGSTVAQYGVAMVLERSE; this is encoded by the coding sequence ATGAGACGAGTGGGAATAGTCGGCGCCGGGATCACGCCCTGCAAGAGCCATTGGATGGAGCGGACCTACTACGGTCTCTCTCAGATGGCGGTCAAGGCGTGTCTCGAAGATGCCGCCATGAGCGTTCGGGACGTGGATGCGGTGGTCTACGGCATCTACAACGACATCTTCGAGCTTTCCGCGATCCCCGAGCACCCGCTGCACGGGATCATCGGAATGACCAACAAACCGGGGCTGCGGGTGACCAACGGCGGCGCCACCGGAGCCTACGCCATGCTCGCCGCCTACACATTCATCGCCAGCGGACTCTACGACACGGTGCTGGCGTTGGGAGTCGAGCGAGCGACCGACTGCTTCGACTTCGAGTCGATGACCGAGACCCCGGAGGTCATCAAGACCATCGGCTGGTCCGCCGACACCTTCTTCGAGCGAGAGCTGGGCTGGACCGCGTCGGACAGCTACGCCGAGGTGGTCCTGGCCTATATGGACGACCACCCCGACGACCTCAAGCCGGAGGTCTCGGCGCGCATCTCGGAGATCCTCTGCCAGCAGGCCAAGAACAATCCCTTCGCCCAGCGCCGCGACGAGGTGGTCACGGCCGAGATGGCGATGAACTCACGCTACGTCGTCTACCCGTTCAAGCTCCTCGAGATGTGCGTCTACACGGAGGGGGCGGGCGCCGTGCTCTTCGCTTCCGAGGACAAGGCCAAGGCCATCGCCGCCAACGCCGGCCTGCCGGTGGTCTGGGTAACCGGGCTGGGCGCCAGCAACGAGCACAGCGTTGCCGGGCCCGACTACGAGAAGCACAAGTACATGGGCCGAATCTGGTCGGATCACATCGCGGCGCACAAGGCCTACGAGATGGCCGGGGTGAAGGATCCGCTGCGCGAGATCCAAGTGGTCGAGCTGCACGACGCCTTCATCAAGCAGCTCCAGATCACCATGGGCGAGATGGGATTCGTGCCGGTCGGCAACACCGACGCCCTGATCGAGGACGAGGTGATGACGCCGGGTGGCAAGGTGTTGGTCAATCCCTCCGGCGGGCTTACATTCGGTGGTCACTTCGTCGGCGGCTCCAACATGTTCTCCT